acatcgctaacaaaagtgacatctatcacggaccccatttctctcttacggaaagtgttcacgcatccagtgttagccactacaagattcagacgagaaagagcttctgtctgtctgtctgtccgtctgtctgtctgtctgtctgtctgtcacagccgatttattcggaaacggctgaaccgattgtcacgaaaattggtaggagtatgtgatctgccgttccctttacatgcagcaactgacgccattttgtgttaagtttaaggggggctccccatacatgtaaaaggagggtgcaaaattttttttcacaaaatgtggccatgtgggatatcaaatgaaaggtctcaattagtactttttgaacctggttcaatattttacatggggtgaaacataggggagtgagggctcaaaatatgacccccaaaaagtgtaacaggtctcgttctcagaacctatccaaccgaaaaatctgaaaaaaatctcagtagtgcatctctgtgaaatctaggcctcaaaatatatccggttccgatatctgcacaaataaagttaataatagtatatttctacattttagaaatttacccggcaccccccttatgttcgttccagaagtacaaaatttggcatgcatataacgaagagcatagtgcacaatttggtcaagtttgaagaaaatcctactattattaacaaagttatagagggtaaaactttacaattttttgtgaatttcgtgcactctacaacctgcatgacgtcatcattacatatcaattcgttaataccacacgaagtaagttcgtataaattgagtggaaaagaattattttgttttagttctttaataatttgtatatgaatatcaattattccaacgagacatgtgtgtatgtaggtatatagtatatgcgtgctagtgaactttgcgggtagagcctaattcagatagatataagaagtaaatcgaaaatatgggtacgatcaatttatatacgagcctatatgttgtacagtattcgaaaataggcagtttgtttgtttagggtgagcgtaacatctacggctgtaatatgtacgtatgtctcgtagttttgtagctggaTACGGGTATAAAAATGTGGGTTGAAATtccttagataagatgaacacaaaacctttatacccgaagcacgagcttccggtattccgacttgttttaacttTGGATATTACAGTTTTTAAAAGATGCCTCGTACTAAAACACTCTCAAATGAGATCAAGGAACTAATGATAAATGCAATCGAGAATGGTGACATTTTATGAGAAGCCGGATTGCTTTTTGGTGTCGCAAAATCTGCGCAATGGAGAGTCCATAAAAAACGGAAGGAAAGGTGTACAGAAATCAATGCGCAGCTCCTTGGTTAGCGCTGGGTGAGACAATCTGCAAAAATAGTACACATGTTCAAAAGAAGCTGCAGAATTTTACAATGTTCAAATATCGACACCAGCTGCTCAGCGTCTTTTGATTGATCAATTGAATTTTACTAATATGGGCTAATTATAATAACTTTTTACTAATGGGATGCCGGCCATCAGAATAACCTtgtatttcaaagaaaaatattaaagatagataaaaaatttgcggaaattcATATAGAGTGATCAGTCGCTGATTGGGATCGCGTTTTGTGGAGCAGTGAAAGCAAGCTTAATCTGTTTGGTACTGGAGGAATTATATATGTTTGTCATCCAGATGGAGCCTGCAATGATTGCAAGTACCCATAAACAAGCAAGGGGATGGAAGCATAATGTTCGGAGGTGATatcagttttgtgtgaaatggtCGGCACTAACATCATTTATTATAGGGTGCTTTCCTTGTGATGGCGTTGGTCCATTCATTCAAGTTGAAGTAGTTGTGAGATTGCCAATATATCGTGACATTTTGGGAAAGCACATGTTATTACATGCTCATGAGAAGATGGGAAAATATTGGGCCTTCTCACAGAATAGCGTTCCTAAGCACACCTCCAAGTTTGTTCAGAATTTGGCAAATGACaataaagttgcaaaaataacGTGGCCTTCTCAAAGTCCGGAAACTTATTGAGCATCTTCGAGGAAAGTTAGATTCACGTATTTGAGATCAAAACTTTTCTAAAACAGCTGAACTAATGGTTGCTCTGCAACAAATAGTTCACAACTCTAGTTGATGTAATATCGAACTTAGTTGAACCTATTCCGCCAAGATGTGAAACAGTAAGAAAGACTAGAGCTTTTTTCGCATCCTTATTGTTGTAAACTGCTTCTAAGACAAAAGCTTCCAAAGGTGTTTGattcattttaaattaaagTTTCCGAAGTTTTGACCACTACTGTATATTGTTAGTGATTCGACTTTGTCGCAAGACGCAGAGTCACGTGTCAATAAGTGACTCCCATCTGAAAACCATTCGACTGCCTTGTTGTCCAAATATTTGTTAAACTTTCTTACCCATGTCTTTAGAGCACCAAGCCATAACTGAGTCGGTACGTTTGACGCATTCTAAAATTCAGTCATTATTGAATTTTCCGCCAGGGCTGACGATTTCACTGTAGAATTGTTCCTTGCTGTTTCTACAGAGGTGCTACTTCTACTTCTGTTAAATCTTCAACTTCCCCAAAGGATGACCGTTAATACCCCCGACAACAGCATTCGTCTTGACGCAACAATCGAAGTTATAATGTAGTAGTTGCTATTAATGTAAGTATATTAGTTAACATAGTTCTTAAAGTCATCAAAGGGTAATCTTCCGTGCCGACCCCACACCCTTCGGATGTTGCAGAGCTGTGCAAAAATTTACTGCTGCTTTTCATGAACCTCGAGAaagcttagcattcaagttcaaaattttactatttccgctatattcttttcaaatttcaatgaacTACTCCATATAATCTGCATAACTGATAGTAATACAGGGCAAATAAAACATTTGTGTATAGCATACAGGCGCCATCCATCctgaaaaatcaatcaaattagAATGAGCCCATCTAAAGCTAGTAAAATATATACACAAAGGAATTAACGTTTCTTAGATTTCTAGAGGAGATTTCCTCCAACATTTTCAGGCTAGTGTCGATCCAGCCTCGATATGCTGTAACATTCGTGAAAACCGTCCCAATTAGCGGTTGTGCGCATGGCTGTATGCCTCGGGATACTATCCCTACTAGTTGGTTTTCGCATATGAGTGGTCCACCAGAGTcaccctttttttgaaaaaaataaccgAATTAAAATCTAAGATAGGCAATAAAATTATCTAGGAAATTACAACGCATATATCTGCGCCTCCTTCCAAATTACCAGCACATATTTCGGTTTTCGGATTCCGTTCTATGCAAGTCAACTCCCGATCTATTCTGACTGTAGCAATTTGTAATATAGTTGAGTGATGATCATTCTGGGAAACGTAATTATGCATTATATTATCAGAAAACAAAATCATTAATCCACTCCTTTATGCAAGTTAACGACTACTAACATTGACACGCCTTCCCCAACCAATTACCAAACACGGTTGCCCATTTGGAAAACTATGGTTTGCTATTTGTACAGTTTTCGTAAGACTGTCCAATCTGAACGGCTTTCGtaactgaaaattgaaattgaaaattgtgcTGCTTGCATTACACCAGCAAAACTGGTTCTACAtagaatatcgaattgatgttattttattttgaaatcaaCTAATAAAGTGTAAAGGAATAAGAAAAATTTCCCATTTAGAATTAGGAGGTTATACCTTCAATATGGCTATATCATATTCACTTCCGTTGTATTTGCTGTGTAAATAGACACCGTTACTTTTTCCAATTTGACGGTTTTTCGATCCAGAGCGGTAGGTGCTGTCTAAGTCGTGAATTACAACCTAGGTAAATATTTATGtaattattggaaaaaaaatgatttgattTCATACTATCAAGTGTTTCAATACATGCCGATTCATATATTTGAAGCAATGTGCAGCAGTTAAAATATAGGAAGCAGTGATGAGGCAACCTCCACAAAAATGACCAGACTCCCGGTAGCTCAGCTGAATGGACACCTTGAGAAAGACCAATCGAAATCCTccttgttgatttttatttactttacctACCATATACGGGGCTTCACCTGGTTGGGCGTTCCTCCCATCAAAGACTCCTCCAGGATCATCCATTTGTGGAGACAGCTCCAAATCTGTGCCATGAACCCCAACGAATAATAGTAGGTACACTAAAATATTCATTGAAACAGATAATTTTGACTATTACGGGGATTCCTGAAGTATCTTATGAAAGGTTACCTAAAAAATAGATGTCAGAAGGACATGTCGATACTATAGCTTACTGCGAGTTTCTTCTGATGTATTTTTGTCAGCCacattttaataaatatttttgaaaaccattatttgaaatgaaaagtaattcattcaattcaaaataaaaacgaaTTGCCAAAATTGTATCATATCGTACACTGTACACTGCAATGCACTAGGTATTGAATGGATGAAAAAATCTCGGGATACGTCATCacccttccttaataaggaattccagacatcccggctttccgccgaggttcaccaattcaatatctctaaaagctgtctgatcgATAGCTTAGGCCAACgatccatctaaggcagggtctgccacttcttctttttctaccatagcccttctagactttccgcGCTGTATCATACTTACCCATAtggaataagtgacccgcccaccgcaacctattgagccagattttatccacaaccaggtggCCtctgtatcgctcataaattttatcGTTACATAGGCCACGAACATTTGAATACGTCATACCGTCTGAAAAtctaagaaagaaagaagatgtACAGGCAATTATACTGGCTATTGGAGAGGAATTCCCAGCTGACCATCTGcaacaagctgctaatttataagcagatctcAAGGTCCATATGGACATACGGCATTCAGCTCTGGGGCTGTGCCAAATAATCAAACCTAAAGGTCatacaaacttttcaaaataaagtaCTTAGAAGCATGGTGGATGCTCCCTGGTTCATCCGTAATAAAGATCTGCATAGGGACCTGAAAGTATAGTTGATTAGTAGAGTCatcaaagaccaagcaattaaacCACCTCAGACTGATGGGCGTCTGAGGTAACGCTGCTGCTGTCGAGTTTGATGCTCTGATATCCTAACTCCACTCCCCGGTTGCGCgcaattctaccaaatttaactTTAGTAAGGCGAGCtttgaaggtctgaactcagtccTGGCGACAATCAACTGGGTTCTCCTTCTCTTTCGATTAACGTGtcaccaagcactcaacactttctataccactTTACCTCATCTTTTGCCCTATTTTACCTTCTTTCCTCTTATCCTGTCTGATTCAGCGCTGGAATCCACATGAAATTTGGCCAAAAACACTCCGAGGGAGAAGCTCCTGTCGTCTAGAACCTATGTCGACTTAGCTTCTTCTCAAAATTTTGTGTTCCTCGGTAAAATCCTTAATATATAAATTCAGAAACGAATatctgaccagtgttgaagactcttTGAAGcacggaaacctcaaacctttttGGTCCCACATTAGCAACTTCCACTGTCCTGCTCAGCTATCTCCTTCACGAAAGTGGCGATCCTACGCcagccgagaattaccgtcccctCCTTGGCCTCCTCTCCTATTGTTCCAAAATCTTAGAAAGCGATTGTCCGCCCACCTTGCCCACcgcatagtgaaagagcagggCTTTGTTAAACGTAGGTTTTCTGCCTCCAACTTGCTCGACTTTACTAACTTTATTGCTAAACGCTAAAAGCTTCGACACTCATTTCCTCGCACTTCCCAATCGATCAGCAAAAttatcaggctttatacttcgctcctcctctgattttgactccattcaaCTCTCCTTAGTTCCCTTCAATTTCCTTATGAGGAATATTCTCGAGTACTGCTCAATGATGGTACGGCCTTGTGCCTTCCCTTATACAGTTGGCCCAATGTTTAAGGTCATGTAATTTATTATCGATATCTatgctatctcttcgtttcccAGACGAAGAGAGTGCGCCTGGTAGTAAccgtcagaaacaatccgacaccaGATTAACTTCTGTTATCACTTGGCTTTCC
The window above is part of the Hermetia illucens chromosome 3, iHerIll2.2.curated.20191125, whole genome shotgun sequence genome. Proteins encoded here:
- the LOC119651719 gene encoding trypsin I-P1-like — protein: MNILVYLLLFVGVHGTDLELSPQMDDPGGVFDGRNAQPGEAPYMVSIQLSYRESGHFCGGCLITASYILTAAHCFKYMNRHVLKHLIVVIHDLDSTYRSGSKNRQIGKSNGVYLHSKYNGSEYDIAILKLRKPFRLDSLTKTVQIANHSFPNGQPCLVIGWGRRVNNDHHSTILQIATVRIDRELTCIERNPKTEICAGNLEGGADICVGDSGGPLICENQLVGIVSRGIQPCAQPLIGTVFTNVTAYRGWIDTSLKMLEEISSRNLRNVNSFVMDGACMLYTNVLFALYYYQLCRLYGVVH